From Camarhynchus parvulus chromosome 22, STF_HiC, whole genome shotgun sequence, a single genomic window includes:
- the LOC115912528 gene encoding hexokinase-2 isoform X2, producing the protein MIASHLLAYFFTELNHDQAQKVDKYLYHMRLSDETLLEVSQRFEKEMEKGLGADTNPTASVKMLPTFVRSTPDGTEDGDFLALDLGGTNFRVLRVKVSDNGLRKVEMENQIYAIPEELMRGSGVQLFDHIAECLANFLDKLQIKDKKLPLGFTFSFPCHQTKLDESILVTWTKGFKCSSVEGRDVVSLLRKSIKKRGDFDIDIVAVVNDTVGTMMTCGYDDHNCEVGLIVGTGTNACYMEEMRHIDLVEGDEGRMCINMEWGAFGDDGVLNDIRTEFDREIDMGSLNPGKQLFEKMISGMYMGELVRLILVKMAKDGLLFGGRLTPDLLTTGHFETRFVSAIEKEKEGLQKAHEILSKLGLEPSHEDCMATLRICQIVSTPRRSVTLAAGPLWDGDRDRDGAGDRDKLRSTVGVDGSVYKKHPHFARRLHKTVRKLLPDCEIRFIRSEDGSGKGAAMVTAVAYRLAAQHQARQKILEPLRLSHEQLLEVKERMRIEMEKGLGKETHAEATVKMLPTYVCSTPDGTEKGDFLALDLGGTNFRVLLVRVRNGMRRGVEMHNKIYSIPVDIMQGTGEELFDHIVHCISDFLEYMGMKGVSLPLGFTFSFPCQQNNLDEGILLKWTKGFKATGCEGEDVVGLLKEAIHRREEFDLDVVAVVNDTVGTMMTCGYEDPYCEVGLIVGTGSNACYMEEMRNVELVEGDEGRMCVNMEWGAFGDSGCLDDIRTEFDMAVDELSLNPGKQRYEKMISGMYLGEIVRNILMDFTKKGLLFRGRISERLKTRGIFETKFLSQIESDCLALLQVRSILQHLGLESTCDDSIIVKEVCTVVARRAAQLCGAGMAAVVDKIRENRGLDFLKVTVGVDGTLYKLHPHFSTVLQETVKELSPKCEVTFLQSEDGSGKGAALITAVACRIREAGQR; encoded by the exons GTGGACAAGTACCTGTACCACATGCGGCTCTCGGACGAGACCCTGCTGGAGGTGTCCCAGCGCTTTGAGAAGGAGAtggagaaggggctgggggcagacaCCAACCCCACGGCCTCCGTGAAGATGCTGCCCACCTTCGTGAGGTCCACCCCGGACGGGACAG AGGACGGCGATTTCCTGGCCCTGGACCTGGGGGGCACCAACTTCCGAGTGCTGCGGGTGAAGGTGTCGGACAACGGGCTGCGCAAGGTGGAGATGGAGAACCAGATCTACGCCATCCCCGAGGAGCTGATGAGGGGCAGCGGGGTGCAG cttttcgACCACATTGCTGAGTGTTTGGCCAACTTCCTGGACAAGCTGCAAATCAAAGACAAGAAGCTCCCCCTGGGcttcaccttctccttcccGTGCCACCAGACCAAGCTGGACGAG AGCATCCTCGTGACGTGGACCAAGGGGTTCAAGTGCAGCAGCGTGGAGGGCAGGGACGTGGTGTCCCTGCTGCGCAAGTCCATCAAGAAAAGAGGG GACTTTGACATCGACATCGTGGCCGTGGTGAACGACACCGTGGGCACCATGATGACCTGTGGCTACGATGACCACAACTGTGAAGTTGGCCTCATTGTTg GAACTGGAACCAACGCCTGCTACATGGAGGAGATGAGGCACATCGACCTGGTGGAGGGGGACGAGGGCAGGATGTGCATCAACATGGAGTGGGGAGCCTTTGGTGACGACGGGGTGCTCAACGACATCCGCACCGAGTTCGACCGCGAGATCGACATGGGCTCGCTCAACCCTGGCAAACAATT GTTTGAGAAGATGATCAGCGGGATGTACATGGGGGAGCTGGTCAGGCTCATCCTGGTGAAGATGGCCAAGGACGGGCTGCTCTTTGGGGGAAGGCTCACGCCAGATCTGCTCACCACGGGCCACTTTGAGACCAGATTCGTGTCAGCCATCGAGAA GGAGAAGGAGGGGCTGCAGAAAGCGCACGAGATCCTGAGcaagctggggctggagccgtCGCACGAGGACTGCATGGCCACGCTGCGCATCTGCCAGATCGTGTCCACGCCTCGGCGCTCCGTCACGCTGGCCGCCGGGCCAC tgtgggatggggacagggacagggatggtgctggggacagggacaagctGCGCTCCACCGTGGGCGTGGATGGCTCCGTGTACAAGAAACACCCCCA ctttGCCCGCCGCCTCCACAAGACCGTGCGGAAGCTGCTGCCCGACTGCGAGATCCGCTTCATCCGCTCCGAGGACGGCAGCGGCAAAGGCGCGGCCATGGTGACGGCCGTGGCCTACAGGCTGGCCGCACAGCACCAGGCCCGCCAGAAGATCCTGGAGCCCCTCAGGCTGAGCCacgagcagctgctggaggtgaaGGAGAGGATGAGGATAGAGATGGAGAAAGGGCTGGGCAAGGAGACGCACGCGGAGGCGACGGTGAAGATGCTGCCCACCTACGTGTGCTCCACTCCCGATGGAACAG AAAAGGGAGATTTCCTGGCCCTGGACCTGGGAGGAACCAATTTCCGCGTGCTGCTGGTGCGCGTCAGGAACGGGATGCGGCGCGGGGTGGAGATGCACAACAAGATCTACTCCATCCCTGTGGACATCATGCAGGGCACGGGAGAGGAG CTCTTTGACCACATTGTCCACTGCATCTCTGACTTCCTGGAGTACATGGGCATGAAGGGCGTGTCGCTCCCGCTGGGGttcaccttctccttcccttgccAGCAGAACAACCTGGACGAG GGAATTCTCCTGAAGTGGACAAAAGGTTTCAAGGCCACGGGCTGCGAGGGAGAGGACGTGGTGGGGCTGCTGAAGGAGGCCATTCACAGGAGAGAG GAATTCGACCTGGACGTGGTGGCAGTGGTCAATGACACCGTGGGCACCATGATGACCTGTGGCTACGAGGATCCCTACTGTGAAGTTGGGCTGATTGTCG gCACGGGCAGCAACGCCTGCTACATGGAGGAGATGAGGAACGTGGAGCTGGTGGAAGGGGACGAGGGCAGGATGTGTGTCAACATGGAGTGGGGGGCCTTTGGGGACAGCGGCTGCCTCGATGACATCCGGACAGAGTTCGACATGGCCGTGGATGAGCTGTCCCTCAACCCTGGCAAGCAGAG GTATGAGAAGATGATCAGTGGGATGTACCTGGGGGAAATTGTCCGCAACATCCTGATGGACTTCACCAAGAAAGGGCTGCTCTTCCGGGGACGCATCTCGGAGAGGCTGAAGACCAGAGGCATCTTCGAGACCAAGTTCCTGTCCCAGATAGAGAG CGactgcctggccctgctgcaggtgcgctccatcctgcagcacctgggccTGGAGTCCACCTGCGACGACAGCATCATCGTCAAGGAGGTGTGCACGGTGGTGGCGAGGCGCGCGGCCCAGCTCTGCGGCGCCGGCATGGCCGCCGTGGTGGACAAGATCCGCGAGAACCGCGGCCTGGACTTCCTCAAGGTCACCGTGGGCGTGGACGGGACGCTCTACAAGCTGCACCCTCA CTTCTCCACGGTCCTGCAGGAGACAGTGAAGGAGCTGTCCCCCAAGTGTGAAGTGACCTTCCTGCAGTCGGAGGACGGCAGCGGCAAAGGCGCCGCGCTGATCACGGCCGTGGCCTGCCGCATCCGCGAGGCCGGCCAGCGGTAG
- the LOC115912528 gene encoding hexokinase-2 isoform X3, with protein MIASHLLAYFFTELNHDQAQKVDKYLYHMRLSDETLLEVSQRFEKEMEKGLGADTNPTASVKMLPTFVRSTPDGTEDGDFLALDLGGTNFRVLRVKVSDNGLRKVEMENQIYAIPEELMRGSGVQLFDHIAECLANFLDKLQIKDKKLPLGFTFSFPCHQTKLDESILVTWTKGFKCSSVEGRDVVSLLRKSIKKRGDFDIDIVAVVNDTVGTMMTCGYDDHNCEVGLIVGTGTNACYMEEMRHIDLVEGDEGRMCINMEWGAFGDDGVLNDIRTEFDREIDMGSLNPGKQLFEKMISGMYMGELVRLILVKMAKDGLLFGGRLTPDLLTTGHFETRFVSAIEKEKEGLQKAHEILSKLGLEPSHEDCMATLRICQIVSTPRRSVTLAAGPRSRHKGAASCAPPWRGGPCTRNTPSEDKLRSTVGVDGSVYKKHPHFARRLHKTVRKLLPDCEIRFIRSEDGSGKGAAMVTAVAYRLAAQHQARQKILEPLRLSHEQLLEVKERMRIEMEKGLGKETHAEATVKMLPTYVCSTPDGTEKGDFLALDLGGTNFRVLLVRVRNGMRRGVEMHNKIYSIPVDIMQGTGEELFDHIVHCISDFLEYMGMKGVSLPLGFTFSFPCQQNNLDEGILLKWTKGFKATGCEGEDVVGLLKEAIHRREEFDLDVVAVVNDTVGTMMTCGYEDPYCEVGLIVGTGSNACYMEEMRNVELVEGDEGRMCVNMEWGAFGDSGCLDDIRTEFDMAVDELSLNPGKQRYEKMISGMYLGEIVRNILMDFTKKGLLFRGRISERLKTRGIFETKFLSQIESDCLALLQVRSILQHLGLESTCDDSIIVKEVCTVVARRAAQLCGAGMAAVVDKIRENRGLDFLKVTVGVDGTLYKLHPHFSTVLQETVKELSPKCEVTFLQSEDGSGKGAALITAVACRIREAGQR; from the exons GTGGACAAGTACCTGTACCACATGCGGCTCTCGGACGAGACCCTGCTGGAGGTGTCCCAGCGCTTTGAGAAGGAGAtggagaaggggctgggggcagacaCCAACCCCACGGCCTCCGTGAAGATGCTGCCCACCTTCGTGAGGTCCACCCCGGACGGGACAG AGGACGGCGATTTCCTGGCCCTGGACCTGGGGGGCACCAACTTCCGAGTGCTGCGGGTGAAGGTGTCGGACAACGGGCTGCGCAAGGTGGAGATGGAGAACCAGATCTACGCCATCCCCGAGGAGCTGATGAGGGGCAGCGGGGTGCAG cttttcgACCACATTGCTGAGTGTTTGGCCAACTTCCTGGACAAGCTGCAAATCAAAGACAAGAAGCTCCCCCTGGGcttcaccttctccttcccGTGCCACCAGACCAAGCTGGACGAG AGCATCCTCGTGACGTGGACCAAGGGGTTCAAGTGCAGCAGCGTGGAGGGCAGGGACGTGGTGTCCCTGCTGCGCAAGTCCATCAAGAAAAGAGGG GACTTTGACATCGACATCGTGGCCGTGGTGAACGACACCGTGGGCACCATGATGACCTGTGGCTACGATGACCACAACTGTGAAGTTGGCCTCATTGTTg GAACTGGAACCAACGCCTGCTACATGGAGGAGATGAGGCACATCGACCTGGTGGAGGGGGACGAGGGCAGGATGTGCATCAACATGGAGTGGGGAGCCTTTGGTGACGACGGGGTGCTCAACGACATCCGCACCGAGTTCGACCGCGAGATCGACATGGGCTCGCTCAACCCTGGCAAACAATT GTTTGAGAAGATGATCAGCGGGATGTACATGGGGGAGCTGGTCAGGCTCATCCTGGTGAAGATGGCCAAGGACGGGCTGCTCTTTGGGGGAAGGCTCACGCCAGATCTGCTCACCACGGGCCACTTTGAGACCAGATTCGTGTCAGCCATCGAGAA GGAGAAGGAGGGGCTGCAGAAAGCGCACGAGATCCTGAGcaagctggggctggagccgtCGCACGAGGACTGCATGGCCACGCTGCGCATCTGCCAGATCGTGTCCACGCCTCGGCGCTCCGTCACGCTGGCCGCCGGGCCACGCTCGCGCCACAAGGGCGCGGCAAGCTGCGCCCCACCGTGGCGTGGAGGCCCGTGTACAAGAAACACCCCCAGTGA ggacaagctGCGCTCCACCGTGGGCGTGGATGGCTCCGTGTACAAGAAACACCCCCA ctttGCCCGCCGCCTCCACAAGACCGTGCGGAAGCTGCTGCCCGACTGCGAGATCCGCTTCATCCGCTCCGAGGACGGCAGCGGCAAAGGCGCGGCCATGGTGACGGCCGTGGCCTACAGGCTGGCCGCACAGCACCAGGCCCGCCAGAAGATCCTGGAGCCCCTCAGGCTGAGCCacgagcagctgctggaggtgaaGGAGAGGATGAGGATAGAGATGGAGAAAGGGCTGGGCAAGGAGACGCACGCGGAGGCGACGGTGAAGATGCTGCCCACCTACGTGTGCTCCACTCCCGATGGAACAG AAAAGGGAGATTTCCTGGCCCTGGACCTGGGAGGAACCAATTTCCGCGTGCTGCTGGTGCGCGTCAGGAACGGGATGCGGCGCGGGGTGGAGATGCACAACAAGATCTACTCCATCCCTGTGGACATCATGCAGGGCACGGGAGAGGAG CTCTTTGACCACATTGTCCACTGCATCTCTGACTTCCTGGAGTACATGGGCATGAAGGGCGTGTCGCTCCCGCTGGGGttcaccttctccttcccttgccAGCAGAACAACCTGGACGAG GGAATTCTCCTGAAGTGGACAAAAGGTTTCAAGGCCACGGGCTGCGAGGGAGAGGACGTGGTGGGGCTGCTGAAGGAGGCCATTCACAGGAGAGAG GAATTCGACCTGGACGTGGTGGCAGTGGTCAATGACACCGTGGGCACCATGATGACCTGTGGCTACGAGGATCCCTACTGTGAAGTTGGGCTGATTGTCG gCACGGGCAGCAACGCCTGCTACATGGAGGAGATGAGGAACGTGGAGCTGGTGGAAGGGGACGAGGGCAGGATGTGTGTCAACATGGAGTGGGGGGCCTTTGGGGACAGCGGCTGCCTCGATGACATCCGGACAGAGTTCGACATGGCCGTGGATGAGCTGTCCCTCAACCCTGGCAAGCAGAG GTATGAGAAGATGATCAGTGGGATGTACCTGGGGGAAATTGTCCGCAACATCCTGATGGACTTCACCAAGAAAGGGCTGCTCTTCCGGGGACGCATCTCGGAGAGGCTGAAGACCAGAGGCATCTTCGAGACCAAGTTCCTGTCCCAGATAGAGAG CGactgcctggccctgctgcaggtgcgctccatcctgcagcacctgggccTGGAGTCCACCTGCGACGACAGCATCATCGTCAAGGAGGTGTGCACGGTGGTGGCGAGGCGCGCGGCCCAGCTCTGCGGCGCCGGCATGGCCGCCGTGGTGGACAAGATCCGCGAGAACCGCGGCCTGGACTTCCTCAAGGTCACCGTGGGCGTGGACGGGACGCTCTACAAGCTGCACCCTCA CTTCTCCACGGTCCTGCAGGAGACAGTGAAGGAGCTGTCCCCCAAGTGTGAAGTGACCTTCCTGCAGTCGGAGGACGGCAGCGGCAAAGGCGCCGCGCTGATCACGGCCGTGGCCTGCCGCATCCGCGAGGCCGGCCAGCGGTAG
- the LOC115912528 gene encoding hexokinase-2 isoform X1: protein MVTAVAYRLAAQHQARQKILEPLRLSHEQLLEVKERMRIEMEKGLGKETHAEATVKMLPTYVCSTPDGTEKGDFLALDLGGTNFRVLLVRVRNGMRRGVEMHNKIYSIPVDIMQGTGEELFDHIVHCISDFLEYMGMKGVSLPLGFTFSFPCQQNNLDEGILLKWTKGFKATGCEGEDVVGLLKEAIHRREEFDLDVVAVVNDTVGTMMTCGYEDPYCEVGLIVGTGSNACYMEEMRNVELVEGDEGRMCVNMEWGAFGDSGCLDDIRTEFDMAVDELSLNPGKQRYEKMISGMYLGEIVRNILMDFTKKGLLFRGRISERLKTRGIFETKFLSQIESDCLALLQVRSILQHLGLESTCDDSIIVKEVCTVVARRAAQLCGAGMAAVVDKIRENRGLDFLKVTVGVDGTLYKLHPHFSTVLQETVKELSPKCEVTFLQSEDGSGKGAALITAVACRIREAGQR from the exons ATGGTGACGGCCGTGGCCTACAGGCTGGCCGCACAGCACCAGGCCCGCCAGAAGATCCTGGAGCCCCTCAGGCTGAGCCacgagcagctgctggaggtgaaGGAGAGGATGAGGATAGAGATGGAGAAAGGGCTGGGCAAGGAGACGCACGCGGAGGCGACGGTGAAGATGCTGCCCACCTACGTGTGCTCCACTCCCGATGGAACAG AAAAGGGAGATTTCCTGGCCCTGGACCTGGGAGGAACCAATTTCCGCGTGCTGCTGGTGCGCGTCAGGAACGGGATGCGGCGCGGGGTGGAGATGCACAACAAGATCTACTCCATCCCTGTGGACATCATGCAGGGCACGGGAGAGGAG CTCTTTGACCACATTGTCCACTGCATCTCTGACTTCCTGGAGTACATGGGCATGAAGGGCGTGTCGCTCCCGCTGGGGttcaccttctccttcccttgccAGCAGAACAACCTGGACGAG GGAATTCTCCTGAAGTGGACAAAAGGTTTCAAGGCCACGGGCTGCGAGGGAGAGGACGTGGTGGGGCTGCTGAAGGAGGCCATTCACAGGAGAGAG GAATTCGACCTGGACGTGGTGGCAGTGGTCAATGACACCGTGGGCACCATGATGACCTGTGGCTACGAGGATCCCTACTGTGAAGTTGGGCTGATTGTCG gCACGGGCAGCAACGCCTGCTACATGGAGGAGATGAGGAACGTGGAGCTGGTGGAAGGGGACGAGGGCAGGATGTGTGTCAACATGGAGTGGGGGGCCTTTGGGGACAGCGGCTGCCTCGATGACATCCGGACAGAGTTCGACATGGCCGTGGATGAGCTGTCCCTCAACCCTGGCAAGCAGAG GTATGAGAAGATGATCAGTGGGATGTACCTGGGGGAAATTGTCCGCAACATCCTGATGGACTTCACCAAGAAAGGGCTGCTCTTCCGGGGACGCATCTCGGAGAGGCTGAAGACCAGAGGCATCTTCGAGACCAAGTTCCTGTCCCAGATAGAGAG CGactgcctggccctgctgcaggtgcgctccatcctgcagcacctgggccTGGAGTCCACCTGCGACGACAGCATCATCGTCAAGGAGGTGTGCACGGTGGTGGCGAGGCGCGCGGCCCAGCTCTGCGGCGCCGGCATGGCCGCCGTGGTGGACAAGATCCGCGAGAACCGCGGCCTGGACTTCCTCAAGGTCACCGTGGGCGTGGACGGGACGCTCTACAAGCTGCACCCTCA CTTCTCCACGGTCCTGCAGGAGACAGTGAAGGAGCTGTCCCCCAAGTGTGAAGTGACCTTCCTGCAGTCGGAGGACGGCAGCGGCAAAGGCGCCGCGCTGATCACGGCCGTGGCCTGCCGCATCCGCGAGGCCGGCCAGCGGTAG